In the Streptomyces sp. NBC_00193 genome, ACCCGGAAGGAGACGTCGGGGAGCAGAACCCGCCCGTCGGGAAGGTAGTACTCCAGGTGGCTGGCTTCGAGATGTCCCATGCGGGGCATTGTCCAGGTCCGGCCCCGATCCGCCCAAACGAGTTAGCCGGGTACGGGGAAGAGTCCCCGCCCTAGCAGCAGCCGGCTCCCGGCAGCGTCCGCAGGTTCCGCGCTTCCTTGCTCCGCGCGGCCAGCAGCTCGTCGGCCGGATATCCGACCTCCTCCAGGGTCAGCCCGTGCGGCTTGACCACGTGCACCGAGGAATCGCGTACGGCCGCGGCCAGCACCTTCCCGGGCCAGTCGGTCGTCCGGTGGCCGTCGCCGACGTGCAGCAGGGCCCCGACCAGCGAGCGGACCATGTTGTGGCAGAAGGCGTCGGCGCGGACGGTCGCGGTGATGATCCCCTCCGCGTCCCGCTCCCAGCTGAGCTGCTGGAGGGTGCGGATGGTCGTGGCGCCCTCGCGCTTCTTGCAGTACGCGGCGAAGTCGTGCTCCCCGACCAGAGCGGCTGCGGCCTCGTTCATGGCGTCCACGTCGAGCGGCCACTGGTACCAGAGCACGTGCCCGCGGCGCAGCGGGTCCACGCCGGCCTGGTGGTCGCCCACGCGGTAGGCGTAGCGGCGCCAGATCGCGGAGAACCGCGCGTTGAACCCGGCGGGGGCCTCGGCGGCCTTCCACACCCGTACGTCGTGCGGCAGCCGCCCGGCGAGGCGGCGCAGGAGCTTGTCCTGGTGCTCGGCCCACACCTCGTCCCGTACGTCGAACTGCGCGACCTGCCCGCGTGCGTGCACGCCCGCGTCGGTCCGGCCGGCCACGGTCAGCTCCACCGGGTCGGGCAGCCGCATCACGGTCTGCAGGGCCGACTCCAGCTCCCCCTGGACGGTCCGCAGCACGCGCTGCTTCGCCCAGCCGGAGAAGTCCTTGCCGTCGTAGCTCAGGTCCAGCCGCACCCGGACGTGCCCGGGCTCCACCTCGTCACTCACGTGACAGATCCTCTCTCAGGAATGCAGAACGGGCCCGCCCCGGTGAGGGGGCGGGCCCGTTCAGAGCCATTCAGCGTGATCCCGGAAGGGATCAGGCCTCCTTGGTCTCCTCGGCGGCGGGAGCCTCGGCGGCC is a window encoding:
- the truA gene encoding tRNA pseudouridine(38-40) synthase TruA, whose product is MSDEVEPGHVRVRLDLSYDGKDFSGWAKQRVLRTVQGELESALQTVMRLPDPVELTVAGRTDAGVHARGQVAQFDVRDEVWAEHQDKLLRRLAGRLPHDVRVWKAAEAPAGFNARFSAIWRRYAYRVGDHQAGVDPLRRGHVLWYQWPLDVDAMNEAAAALVGEHDFAAYCKKREGATTIRTLQQLSWERDAEGIITATVRADAFCHNMVRSLVGALLHVGDGHRTTDWPGKVLAAAVRDSSVHVVKPHGLTLEEVGYPADELLAARSKEARNLRTLPGAGCC